One window of Nocardia nova SH22a genomic DNA carries:
- a CDS encoding DUF4254 domain-containing protein — translation MSAAPQPSGRAARTGPGGLRGRCAAEVGRGAVGTGAPDTAVHRGLPDEHEILAACCGHIGDHADDHPVTRCARELAELHLLRRGTPMRAAEIDCRRREIVVAIDHWIGARTAAPARARSLGAAVDGLAAAQVRATVLLRAIGDSGDERVQVAWSMVGFMADDWAGLVEQKSGDRRRAR, via the coding sequence ATGTCCGCCGCACCGCAGCCGTCCGGCCGCGCCGCGCGGACCGGTCCGGGCGGGCTGCGCGGCCGCTGTGCCGCCGAGGTGGGCCGGGGCGCCGTGGGGACGGGCGCCCCGGACACGGCCGTTCATCGCGGATTACCCGACGAGCACGAAATACTCGCCGCCTGTTGCGGACATATCGGCGACCACGCCGACGATCATCCGGTCACCCGCTGCGCGCGCGAACTCGCCGAACTGCATCTGCTGCGCCGCGGTACGCCGATGCGGGCCGCGGAAATCGATTGCCGCCGCCGGGAAATCGTCGTCGCCATCGATCATTGGATCGGTGCGCGCACCGCCGCACCCGCCCGTGCCCGGTCCCTGGGCGCCGCCGTCGACGGGTTGGCCGCCGCACAGGTCCGTGCGACCGTTCTGTTGCGGGCCATCGGGGACAGCGGTGACGAGCGGGTCCAGGTGGCGTGGTCGATGGTCGGCTTCATGGCCGACGACTGGGCGGGCCTGGTGGAGCAGAAGTCCGGTGACCGGCGCCGGGCGCGCTGA
- a CDS encoding SDR family oxidoreductase, producing MSARDAVLVTGAGGLVGAEVVARLAAAGRPVIGLLHDNGRVIRNDGSEAAPVETVRGDIRQPRLGLSDARELGARVGMIVHSAATTAFDATPGEYEQLNVRGTAEVIDLARRWDVPLVHVSTAYVCGIRSGVIAEDDLDVGQAFGNGYEDSKFRAERLVRCTPGLRWTIVRPGIVTGAAATGVIREYKNLYTVVKLIVEGKLRSLPGRYDATIAPAPVDFVADVIATAATNFESAEGRTHHAVGADALSLREISDVFAEYPSFRVATFVPESSFAAADLDPLEREYFQRIGSLYTSYFARRPAFDTTTTRALLGRDCPATGKPYLRTLLDYCLESGYLGEPLPSVDEVLARFAPSGGGR from the coding sequence GTGAGCGCGCGGGACGCGGTACTGGTCACCGGGGCGGGCGGCCTGGTCGGCGCCGAGGTGGTCGCGCGCCTGGCCGCGGCCGGGCGGCCGGTCATCGGCCTGCTGCACGACAACGGGCGGGTCATTCGCAACGACGGATCCGAAGCGGCGCCGGTGGAGACCGTGCGCGGCGATATCCGGCAGCCGCGGCTGGGGCTGTCCGACGCCCGGGAACTCGGCGCCCGGGTCGGCATGATCGTGCACTCCGCCGCGACCACCGCCTTCGACGCCACCCCGGGGGAATACGAGCAGCTCAACGTCCGGGGCACCGCCGAGGTGATCGACCTGGCGCGACGCTGGGACGTACCACTGGTGCACGTGAGCACCGCCTACGTCTGCGGTATCCGCTCGGGCGTGATCGCCGAGGACGATCTCGATGTCGGCCAGGCATTCGGAAACGGCTACGAGGACAGCAAGTTCCGTGCCGAGCGGTTGGTGCGCTGCACGCCGGGACTGCGGTGGACGATCGTGCGACCCGGCATCGTGACCGGAGCCGCCGCCACCGGCGTGATCCGCGAGTACAAGAACCTCTACACCGTGGTGAAGTTGATCGTCGAGGGTAAGTTGCGCTCGCTGCCAGGCCGTTACGACGCCACCATCGCACCCGCCCCGGTCGACTTCGTCGCCGATGTGATCGCCACGGCCGCTACGAATTTCGAGTCCGCCGAGGGAAGAACGCATCACGCCGTCGGCGCGGACGCGCTGTCACTGCGCGAGATCTCCGACGTCTTCGCCGAGTATCCCTCCTTCCGTGTCGCGACCTTCGTCCCCGAATCCTCTTTCGCGGCGGCCGATCTGGACCCGCTGGAACGCGAGTACTTCCAGCGGATCGGATCGCTCTACACCAGCTACTTCGCCCGCCGACCGGCGTTCGACACCACCACCACCCGTGCGCTGCTCGGCCGGGACTGCCCCGCCACCGGAAAGCCCTATCTGCGAACACTTCTCGACTACTGCCTGGAATCGGGATATCTCGGCGAACCGCTGCCTTCGGTGGACGAGGTGCTGGCCAGGTTCGCCCCGTCCGGAGGAGGCCGATGA
- a CDS encoding nuclear transport factor 2 family protein: MSESRPPLPPFTPETAPVKVQAAEDAWNTRDPERVALAYTPDSIWRNRDTFIRGRAEIVDFLTAKWEREQDYALRKSLWGFRGNRMAVRFQYEWHDDAGQWWRSYGNELWEFSEAGLMSRREASINDVAITEAQRRIVGARPRDEHGVDIPLW; this comes from the coding sequence ATGTCCGAATCTCGCCCGCCCCTACCGCCGTTCACCCCGGAAACCGCGCCCGTCAAGGTGCAGGCCGCCGAGGATGCCTGGAACACTCGCGATCCGGAGCGGGTCGCGCTCGCCTACACGCCGGATTCGATCTGGCGGAACCGGGACACGTTCATCCGGGGGCGCGCGGAGATCGTGGACTTCCTGACCGCAAAATGGGAGCGCGAACAGGACTACGCACTGCGCAAGAGCCTCTGGGGGTTTCGCGGCAACCGGATGGCCGTGCGATTCCAGTACGAATGGCACGACGATGCCGGGCAGTGGTGGCGCAGTTACGGCAACGAGCTGTGGGAGTTCAGCGAGGCCGGACTGATGTCGCGGCGTGAGGCCAGTATCAACGACGTGGCGATCACCGAGGCGCAGCGCCGGATAGTCGGCGCGCGCCCGCGCGACGAGCACGGCGTCGATATTCCGTTGTGGTAG
- a CDS encoding methyltransferase: MLALPKSPPLPLVRAVETVRYALSEAYRRLAPGPLSLMELLAAGWLTQAIHAAAALGVADELARGPLDGAELARRVGADPDALGRLLRLLISHGIFTRRRDGRYALTRPARALCRDSPASLRDAALFFGSATHRAHWTHVVDAVRTGDPVWQQVDGEPFFEYIRSDRQFGDLFDRAMTSIGSLTTESLFAAYDFGGFGTIVDVGGGQGGMLTEILTRTPNTRGVLFDLPDVAATAAERFGAAGLDGRVEVATGSFFDTVPTGGDAYLLKHIVHDWPDERAEAILRTVRAAMGDSARLIIVEIVLPQGNRPHPGKYIDLEMLINSGGRERTAADYRKLLARSGFAVERIVETISPESVIEARPV; encoded by the coding sequence TTGCTCGCACTACCGAAGTCGCCCCCGCTCCCCCTCGTTCGCGCCGTCGAAACGGTTCGGTACGCGCTGAGTGAGGCGTATCGGCGGCTGGCTCCGGGGCCGCTGTCGCTGATGGAATTGCTGGCGGCCGGGTGGCTGACGCAGGCGATACACGCGGCCGCCGCGCTGGGGGTCGCCGACGAGCTGGCGCGCGGGCCGCTGGACGGGGCGGAGCTGGCGCGGCGGGTGGGAGCCGATCCGGATGCGCTCGGGCGGTTGTTGCGGCTGCTGATCAGTCACGGGATCTTCACACGGCGGCGGGACGGGCGGTATGCGCTGACCAGGCCCGCCAGGGCACTGTGTCGCGACTCGCCCGCCTCGCTGCGGGATGCGGCGTTGTTCTTCGGGTCCGCCACCCATCGGGCGCATTGGACGCATGTGGTGGACGCGGTGCGTACCGGCGATCCGGTGTGGCAGCAGGTCGATGGCGAGCCGTTCTTCGAATACATCCGCAGCGACCGGCAATTCGGCGATCTGTTCGACCGGGCGATGACGAGTATCGGCTCGCTGACCACCGAATCATTGTTCGCCGCATATGATTTCGGCGGGTTCGGCACGATCGTCGATGTCGGTGGCGGCCAGGGCGGCATGCTCACCGAGATCCTGACCCGGACGCCGAATACTCGCGGGGTCCTGTTCGATCTGCCCGATGTGGCCGCTACCGCGGCCGAGCGATTCGGTGCGGCGGGACTCGACGGGCGGGTGGAGGTGGCGACCGGATCGTTCTTCGACACGGTACCCACCGGCGGTGACGCCTACCTGCTCAAACATATCGTCCACGACTGGCCCGACGAGCGGGCCGAGGCGATTCTGCGCACCGTGCGGGCCGCGATGGGCGATTCCGCACGGCTGATCATCGTGGAAATCGTTCTTCCCCAGGGGAATCGGCCGCATCCGGGCAAGTACATCGATCTGGAGATGCTGATCAACAGCGGCGGCCGGGAACGTACCGCTGCCGATTACCGGAAGCTGCTGGCGCGCAGCGGTTTCGCTGTGGAGCGAATCGTGGAGACGATATCCCCGGAATCGGTGATCGAGGCCCGACCGGTGTGA
- a CDS encoding TetR/AcrR family transcriptional regulator, with amino-acid sequence MPAALTPERKAADREALLDAVEDLVYANGVRAVGMDRIRELSGLSLKQIYALFPTKEDLVVAMLRRRDRRWLGDLTARVEQVEDPTARILAVFDWLGDFFATPGFRGCAWINIHGELGSESDAVRSEVRAHKNAFRAAITTWADAARTDHAEAIYLLAEGAMVTAGITGDPEVADRARATAEHLLDTRPA; translated from the coding sequence ATGCCCGCCGCACTCACCCCCGAGCGCAAGGCCGCCGACCGCGAGGCTCTGCTCGACGCGGTGGAAGACCTGGTCTACGCCAATGGCGTGCGGGCCGTGGGCATGGACCGCATCCGGGAACTGTCCGGCCTGTCGCTCAAACAGATCTACGCACTGTTCCCGACCAAGGAAGACCTCGTCGTCGCCATGCTCCGCCGCCGCGACCGCCGCTGGCTGGGAGACTTGACCGCCCGTGTCGAACAGGTCGAAGACCCGACCGCACGCATTCTCGCTGTCTTCGACTGGCTCGGCGATTTCTTTGCCACACCCGGCTTTCGAGGCTGCGCGTGGATCAATATCCACGGCGAACTCGGCTCCGAATCCGACGCCGTGCGCAGCGAGGTGCGAGCCCACAAGAACGCTTTCCGCGCCGCGATCACCACCTGGGCTGACGCCGCCCGAACCGACCACGCCGAGGCGATCTACCTACTCGCCGAAGGAGCCATGGTCACCGCCGGAATCACCGGCGATCCCGAGGTCGCCGACCGCGCCCGAGCCACGGCAGAACACCTACTCGACACCCGCCCTGCCTGA
- a CDS encoding ScbA/BarX family gamma-butyrolactone biosynthesis protein, which yields MTTDAPAVATASHTRTISRHLAHRCAIAEVFVTSLQRTGPDDFVVGAQLPRMHAFYGDHRAPWDAEYDPMLVMEAARQAAIALTHEFLGVPQDFGFIVRTFNGAVEPGAGWRIATAPADLVMSVQISRRHRSGERVHGVDMVLDIECAGTPLMIVDGSFTWVPPARWTALRTGFRESTGMGDIGDPLPVGEREEPVTVGRSSSRNVVIGAVRHQDAQVTADLVVDTGHPILFDHPLDHVPGSLLLEAARQTVTAMSPAPPRRLLGICSSFDRFVELDSPAETVAGASDSVPGQIDCEIRQCGAVAARIALRYDTDEAEC from the coding sequence ATGACGACAGACGCCCCGGCCGTGGCGACCGCGAGCCACACCCGGACCATATCCCGGCATCTCGCACACCGGTGCGCGATAGCGGAGGTCTTCGTCACCTCGCTGCAGCGCACCGGCCCCGACGATTTCGTGGTCGGCGCCCAGTTACCGCGCATGCACGCCTTCTACGGTGACCACCGTGCACCCTGGGACGCCGAATACGATCCGATGCTCGTGATGGAGGCCGCCCGGCAGGCCGCCATCGCCCTCACCCACGAATTCCTCGGTGTCCCACAGGACTTCGGCTTCATCGTGCGCACCTTCAACGGCGCCGTCGAACCCGGCGCGGGCTGGCGGATCGCCACCGCACCCGCGGATCTGGTGATGTCGGTGCAGATCTCGCGGCGGCATCGGAGCGGCGAACGGGTACACGGTGTCGACATGGTGCTCGACATCGAATGCGCCGGAACGCCGTTGATGATCGTGGACGGCTCGTTCACCTGGGTGCCGCCCGCGCGGTGGACGGCACTGCGCACCGGATTTCGCGAGAGCACGGGGATGGGGGACATCGGCGATCCGCTGCCGGTGGGCGAGCGCGAGGAGCCTGTCACCGTGGGGCGTTCGAGCAGTCGCAACGTGGTGATCGGCGCTGTCCGCCACCAGGACGCGCAGGTCACGGCGGATCTGGTCGTCGATACGGGCCATCCGATCCTGTTCGATCATCCGCTCGATCATGTGCCCGGCAGCCTCCTGCTGGAGGCCGCCCGCCAGACCGTGACCGCGATGTCGCCCGCCCCGCCGCGGCGGCTGCTCGGAATCTGCAGTTCCTTCGATCGGTTCGTGGAGCTGGACAGCCCCGCCGAGACCGTCGCCGGGGCCTCCGATTCCGTTCCGGGACAAATCGATTGCGAGATCCGGCAGTGCGGCGCGGTCGCCGCGCGGATCGCGCTGCGCTACGACACAGACGAGGCGGAATGCTGA
- a CDS encoding acyl carrier protein: protein MTNVDSTVAERVRQLVVAMAPEPPADLTDDLRLVEDLAFDSLRLMELTLVLERAFGLPRYRPEQLAGVRRIGDVVALIEAVRL from the coding sequence ATGACGAATGTGGACAGTACGGTGGCCGAGCGGGTCCGGCAGCTCGTCGTCGCGATGGCGCCGGAACCACCCGCGGACCTCACCGACGATCTGCGCCTGGTCGAGGACCTGGCATTCGATTCGCTGCGGTTGATGGAACTCACGCTGGTGCTCGAGCGTGCCTTCGGCCTGCCGCGCTACCGCCCCGAGCAGCTGGCGGGCGTGCGGCGAATCGGTGATGTGGTGGCCCTGATCGAGGCGGTCCGGCTGTGA
- a CDS encoding nucleoside-diphosphate kinase: MNLSELLSAATPLADKAARYAEDTYVQETVDQLDAAGVDPAEFARDHTLLLLKPDAIVARAVEPTVEWLRDNGFRVVSARICPVDRHLVRALWYFAWNIASPERRRLADLLVGISDALVLVVTADPAALPVPVRLTAAKGPTDPRKRQPGELRYLLGRHSYLLNLVHSPDDPADVLREFAIYFDIGAREEILRAITAGADRADDAIAHAAELYSRTPARDFARAAAVSRLLAEMDDVPADFDPDRDEDCALLLRRAWATGRTVDPWSVIVLGSLVLPMRNGEHRQTLPPVSAHDWLEARP; encoded by the coding sequence ATGAACCTTTCCGAGCTGCTCTCGGCGGCCACCCCGCTGGCGGACAAGGCGGCCAGATATGCCGAGGACACCTACGTTCAGGAGACGGTCGATCAGCTCGACGCGGCCGGTGTGGACCCCGCGGAATTCGCCCGGGACCACACACTTCTGCTCCTGAAACCGGACGCGATCGTCGCCAGGGCGGTCGAACCGACCGTTGAATGGTTGCGCGACAACGGTTTCCGCGTGGTGTCCGCGCGTATCTGCCCGGTGGACCGGCATCTGGTGCGGGCGCTGTGGTACTTCGCATGGAATATCGCCTCACCGGAGCGGCGGCGGCTAGCGGACCTGCTCGTCGGCATCTCCGACGCGCTGGTCCTGGTCGTCACCGCGGACCCGGCCGCGCTGCCGGTTCCGGTGCGGCTCACCGCCGCGAAGGGGCCGACCGATCCGCGTAAACGGCAGCCGGGCGAATTGCGGTATCTGCTGGGCCGCCACAGCTATCTGCTGAATCTCGTGCACTCACCCGATGATCCGGCGGATGTGCTGCGGGAGTTCGCGATCTACTTCGATATCGGCGCCCGCGAAGAGATCCTGCGTGCGATCACCGCCGGCGCCGACCGCGCCGACGACGCCATCGCCCACGCCGCCGAACTGTATTCCCGCACTCCCGCACGCGATTTCGCCCGAGCGGCGGCCGTCTCCCGGTTGCTGGCCGAGATGGACGATGTGCCCGCCGATTTCGATCCCGATCGGGACGAGGACTGCGCGCTGCTGCTGCGCCGGGCCTGGGCCACCGGCCGCACCGTCGATCCGTGGTCGGTGATCGTCCTCGGCTCTCTCGTTCTGCCCATGCGCAACGGCGAGCACCGGCAGACCCTGCCGCCGGTGTCCGCACACGACTGGTTGGAGGCACGACCATGA